TTTCTTCCTGTGTCCTCATGGGAAAAGCTGAGCTCTGCTCCCCTTTCTCTTCAACTCCTTCAGCTTCGTGCTCTTCCTTTCCCTTTGCTCCTTTTCTTTTCATCCTGCACAACACGAGGAAAGCTCCTTTGCATCTCTTCCTAAATGATGGGTCACAGGCAGCGTAGAGGAGAGGGTTCAGGCAGGAGTTGAGGTAGGCTAAACAGGTGACATATGGATGAGCAGCCAATAATATCTGATCTAAAGAGCAGGAGTATGGGACAAATCCAAACTCAAGCAGCAGGGACACAGTTTTATTGACATGGAGAGGCAGCCAGCACAGGAAGAATGCCATCACTAACGTGACAATGACCCTGAGGAGTCTGCGCTGCCGTCTACGGTCAGGACGAGGGCCCCGTCCGAAATGTCTGCTGAGTAGTTGGACCAATGAGCAGTAGCAGACCAATAAGATGACAAAAGGAAGCAGGAAGCCAATAAGAGTTGATTTAATACTTAATGCAGCAGCCCACCACATCTCtgtcctgtttttttcttcctcctccagcTCTGCTCCAGTCAGCATGGAGTAATCCATCTGGCAAGAAAGGAAGACAGACCTGGAATCAGCGGgttccagctgccagtcatCCTCATATTCAGGGTCAAGCTCCACCTCCCGGACAGAGCGCAGCAGCAAACCGGGAAGTGCCAGTATTCCCGCCAGCACCCACATCCCTCCAAGTATCCACAAAGCCTTGCTGGGGCAGCTCCTTGGTGCATGGTGGCTGGAGTGCCGGTGCCTAGTCAGAACCCAGTAGCGCTCCACACTTAGCATGCTCAGGCTGAACACGCTGGCATACATGTTCAGAGCTGTGAGGAAGCTGCTAATCTGGCAGAGAGGTTGCCCAAAAGGCCAGTGGTAGCCCATCGCTGTGTAGACGGCCCAAAGAGGAAGAGTCACAAGGAAACAAAGGTCAGCTAAAGCTAAACTGGCAATCAGAGAGTCAGTCAGCGAGCAAGAGGGACGggagatggagggagagcaagaggatGAGGTGGAGGAATGGGAGGATGTTCTGTAGCTTTGCCTGGAGGAAAATCCACAGTTTGAACTTTGAAATTTGCCAGTGTTGTTAATGTGCTGCTGACTGCTTCTAAAAATGTTGCTGCAGCAGAACTGGCCATCTTCTGCTGGCTTTCGGtcccttctcctcctcccctTCACTCGGTCCAGGTAGGCCCAAAGCACCAGGCTGTTGCCAGGACAACCAACCAGAAATGCTAGCAGGTAGACAGATGGGATGATGAAAAACGAGGGAGACCAGTCACTGTAGTCACAGAGAGGGGGGTTGGTAGGAGCAGGGGAGGCGAGATAAGCTGGTTCTGACATCACTCTGTATATACTTGGTTTTTTATCGAAAAGGTTTTGGCATTAAAATCCACTGGAGTTTTGAAATACTGTAGCCAAAACAGCATAATATCTAGATGTGAAGAGACAAGATTCCTGCACTGGAGGAATGGTTTTAGGTGAAGAGGTCCAAATTCCAGGAGTGGATAAGCCTCCAGTTCACATCTGTTGATTTTGATGGTCTGGAAATTCAGTGAAAGATACaaatagattttaaaaactTTAGCTACACTCATTTTTGGGATTATGtaaatttatgttttttccaTGCTCATGCTTCTCCCGAAAATATATTAAGGATCATGAGGACCTCACTTTTTTCTATACAGCAATTTAAACACTTAGACAAACAATTTTAGGCAattttaacataatttaaaACTCATACAAGACAACAAACAGAATCAAGACTGCAACAGTGCACACTAAAACCTTAAGTAAGGAATTTCTAGGACCATGAGCACTTTCACTGTGATGACAAAACATGATTTAACTGAGTAAACATTTATAGCTTTCTGCTTTCACGTTCAATTCTGAAAGTGAATTCTGAAAATCTGCATAAAGCTCTCTCCAACTGGCGtgttttataaatacatt
The Maylandia zebra isolate NMK-2024a linkage group LG7, Mzebra_GT3a, whole genome shotgun sequence DNA segment above includes these coding regions:
- the aplnr2 gene encoding apelin receptor 2 — protein: MSEPAYLASPAPTNPPLCDYSDWSPSFFIIPSVYLLAFLVGCPGNSLVLWAYLDRVKGRRRRDRKPAEDGQFCCSNIFRSSQQHINNTGKFQSSNCGFSSRQSYRTSSHSSTSSSCSPSISRPSCSLTDSLIASLALADLCFLVTLPLWAVYTAMGYHWPFGQPLCQISSFLTALNMYASVFSLSMLSVERYWVLTRHRHSSHHAPRSCPSKALWILGGMWVLAGILALPGLLLRSVREVELDPEYEDDWQLEPADSRSVFLSCQMDYSMLTGAELEEEEKNRTEMWWAAALSIKSTLIGFLLPFVILLVCYCSLVQLLSRHFGRGPRPDRRRQRRLLRVIVTLVMAFFLCWLPLHVNKTVSLLLEFGFVPYSCSLDQILLAAHPYVTCLAYLNSCLNPLLYAACDPSFRKRCKGAFLVLCRMKRKGAKGKEEHEAEGVEEKGEQSSAFPMRTQEETADRTEEEQEGGVREMGVATPEELKKSRYQGAMFSDN